A window of the Planococcus citri chromosome 4, ihPlaCitr1.1, whole genome shotgun sequence genome harbors these coding sequences:
- the LOC135845064 gene encoding pyrimidodiazepine synthase-like translates to MNGCSAILMVWYLLTTAINPTRSLASLSTRLIMEVKHFAEGSTEPPLQPGNIYLYSMRFCPYAHRAHLALNAKNVSYEPIYINLSSKPKWYLDKFPAGRVPALWYKNELLYESLLLADFINEEFPGNALYPSEPVKKLKDRMLIEKFSSVPSAFYKVAMVEFNTENFTSLINHLVEIEKELVSRGTKYFGGDKPLMVDYMIWPWFERLDVLSYLYGSEAKIPTEKIPNLVNWTSLMKKDEAVKKHFAPAEVHGKHFKLRKENNPGAFNLAV, encoded by the exons ATGAACGGATGCTCAGCAATTTTAATGGTTTGGTACTTG TTAACGACAGCCATTAATCCAACACGATCACTCGCATCTCTTTCCACTCGTCTCATCATGGAAGTGAAACATTTCGCCGAAG GTTCTACCGAACCTCCATTACAACCCGGTAATATCTATCTGTACAGCATGAGATTCTGTCCTTACGCTCATCGAGCTCATCTAGCTTTGAATGCTAAAAATGTATC TTACGAACCGATATATATAAACTTGTCATCGAAACCGAAGTGGTATTTGGATAAATTTCCAGCTGGTCGAGTTCCGGCTCTATGGTACAAGAACGAATTACTCTACGAGAGTTTACTTTTAGCTGATTTTATCAACGAAGAATTCCCTGGTAATGCTCTCTATCCATCCGAACCGGTTAAAAAACTCAAAGATAGAATGttaatcgaaaaatttagcTCT GTTCCTAGTGCTTTTTATAAAGTAGCTATGGTCGAATTCAATACGGAAAATTTCACTTCGTTGATTAATCATCtggtagaaattgaaaaagaattagTATCCAGAGGAACGAAGTACTTCGGAG GGGATAAACCACTCATGGTTGATTATATGATTTGGCCTTGGTTCGAACGACTAGACGTACTAAGCTATTTATACGGTTCCGAAGCTAAAATACCGactgaaaaaataccaaatttg GTAAATTGGACTTCATTAATGAAGAAAGACGAAGCAGTTAAAAAACATTTCGCTCCTGCCGAAGTACACGGTAAGCATTTCAAACTCAGGAAGGAAAACAATCCTGGAGCTTTTAACTTGGCTGTTTAA
- the LOC135843845 gene encoding uncharacterized protein LOC135843845 isoform X2: MSKFYLVVGSLSLLFHRVMFVNSSSNETNLILNATNTNLKSEFINDFKTVLNNLTKAELLHAKLDPRFDEFTSRMASLLLHWIRLVRIKKYSIGTNETMKASTNIINELKNDIKNEFKKLDTITKRIMLNLIANLSAKLRAWRAKKRVAKLRKLRKRFKPIECQGWNNIFVDRALDFGDKTILVIENERMKERKKKKGKNHAITDILAPRMTTTKGVNELQADLLDGFRNHVPYAHSKRFLNDPGIFDSLFRELNSSINDGLRCDRELLYTFLHAESVNEVRRMLQQYSYFCLDYENNRTKISREHGIRETRQQIYKLMVQNEFFSKLFSQVRRNFLQSRAKLVSKFHV; the protein is encoded by the exons atgtcgaagTTTTATCTTGTCGTTGGTTCGTTG agtCTACTGTTCCACCGGGTCATGTTCGTAAATAGTTCCTCCAATGAGACCAACCTAATTTTAAATGCTACTAATACCAACTTGAAAAGCGAATTCATAAATGACTTCAAAACTGTATTGAACAACTTGACTAAGGCGGAACTGCTGCATGCAAAACTGGATCCGAGATTTGATGAATTTACAAGTCGGATGGCG agtcTACTGCTTCACTGGATCAGGTTAGTACGAATAAAAAAGTACTCCATTGGGACCAACGAAACTATGAAAGCATCTACCAACATcataaatgaattgaaaaatgatatcaaaaacGAATTCAAGAAACTGGATACAATCACAAAACGGATCATGTTGAATTTGATTGCGAATCTGAGTGCAAAACTGCGTGCCTGGCGTGCGAAAAAACGCGTGGCCAAATTGCGTAAGCTGCGTAAGCGGTTCAAGCCGATAGAG TGCCAAGGTTGGAATAATATTTTCGTAGATCGTGCCCTTGATTTTGGAGACAAAACTATACTTGTAATCGAGAATGAAAGGATGAAagagcgaaagaaaaaaaaaggaaagaatcACGCGATCACGGATATTCTAGCACCGCGTATGACAACCACGAAAGGAGTAAATGAACTTCAAGCAGATTTATTAGATGGATTTCGAAATCATGTTCCTTATGCTCACTCGAAACGTTTTTTGAACGATCCTGGCATTTTCGATTCGTTGTTTCGAGAATTGAATTCCTCGATTAACGATGGATTGAGATGTGACCGCGAGCTGCTTTATACATTCCTCCATGCTGAGTCGGTAAATGAAGTCCGGCGCATGTTGCAGCAGTATTCTTATTTCTGTCTGGATTACGAAAACAACCGGACCAAGATATCTCGAGAACATGGAATTCGTGAAACAAGGCAGCAGATCTATAAACTTATGgttcaaaatgagtttttttcaaaactattttcgCAAGTGAGGCGCAACTTCCTCCAGTCCAGAGCCAAGTTGGTCAGTAAATttcatgtttaa
- the LOC135844589 gene encoding craniofacial development protein 2-like, producing the protein MAREIQMAPSPGRPFDGAGVRRISRLDLAKMVKIGTWNVRSLMEMGKLKNVTIEMEKMDIGILGVCETRWHGAGKFESDGYTVHYSGVPKGKHRSGMAVIIRKDIAEAIKQVTPVTDRIILIQFDAKPVPVSVIQVYAPTSDSSDEDIEDFYDNHEKTLRATKKNEAKIVIGDFNAKVGNLAGNVTGRYGLGNRNERGERLIQFCQTNKLIVGNTYFKLPKCRLYTWKAPGDNLNNVIRNQIDYFLINRRYRNALKSVKTYPGADANTDHTLLLAKLKIKLKKVEKVKPKRFRLELLKNKEISRKVQKTLNKNLREKSNQIDGTVDSGWAAFKEAALQTAEELLRQNGDRRTQKEWITDEIIALFEKRRD; encoded by the coding sequence ATGGCGAGAGAAATCCAAATGGCCCCGAGTCCCGGGCGCCCCTTTGATGGGGCAGGGGTGCGAAGAATATCCCGGTTAGATCTCGCAAAGATGGTAAAGATCGGAACATGGAATGTGAGGTCGTTGATGGAGAtgggaaagttgaaaaacgtgACTATTGAAATGGAGAAAATGGACATTGGTATCCTAGGTGTTTGCGAGACCCGATGGCACGGAGCGGGTAAATTCGAGAGTGATGGATATACAGTTCACTATTCCGGCGTGCCGAAGGGGAAGCACCGCAGTGGAATGGCTGTGATCATTAGAAAGGACATAGCTGAGGCGATAAAACAGGTAACACCAGTGACAGacagaataattttgattcaatttgacGCCAAACCAGTTCCAGTCAGCGTAATCCAAGTATATGCCCCAACTTCTGATAGTTCGGATGAAGACATCGAAGATTTTTATGACAATCATGAAAAGACATTGAGAGCTACCAAGAAGAATGAGGCCAAAATTGTCATAGGTGATTTCAACGCCAAGGTTGGAAATTTGGCGGGCAATGTGACAGGCAGATATGGTCTTGGAAATCGGAATGAACGAGGAGAGCGGTTGATACAGTTCTGCCAGACTAACAAACTCATTGTCGGCAATACGTACTTTAAGCTGCCAAAGTGCCGACTATACACATGGAAAGCACCAGGAGACAACCTGAACAACGTGATAAGGAATCAAATAGACTACTTTCTTATAAATCGAAGATACAGAAATGCACTGAAATCAGTGAAAACGTACCCTGGCGCTGATGCAAATACAGATCACACATTACTACTGGCAAAGCTGAagataaagctcaaaaaagttgaaaaagtaaaacCAAAGAGATTCCGCCTCGAGTTGTTGAAGAACAAAGAGATTAGCcgtaaagttcaaaaaacattgaacaaaaacCTGCGGGAAAAGAGCAACCAAATAGATGGAACTGTGGACTCTGGATGGGCAGCATTCAAAGAAGCGGCATTGCAGACTGCGGAGGAACTACTGAGACAGAATGGAGACCGAAGAACCCAAAAAGAATGGATTACTGACGAAATAATAGCCCTATTTGAAAAACGTAGAGACTAG
- the LOC135843479 gene encoding uncharacterized protein K02A2.6-like, whose protein sequence is MERRSARLQARKQQQPSKSKVKNTVNIARKRKKRLSSSKMGEEANAANNLAQRIANFKFQQFDPKQEGWRYYSQRFSLELTLQSIVEATDKRNLLLKCIGPTIYKLVIDHFDPDDVLSKTYDDITKFLTDYYKPTTNYLSERVNFGMCVRSDKQTLTQFLEELRSKAVHCSFKSTLDERLRDQFLLGINNSAMREKLYTEHPNADAKLADVFKTAVSLESAQQQRSTLDTTNNGISNSGETNSINKVRPFHNNNKPSNDKRTDISKQTIDAAKQCLKCGRKIHEDKTQCPALNSTCRSCNNTGHWDSVCIKTGKFKVINNKPKRWYKGNKDKKSSGSSVNEVTLHNIDQVESPGKKLMIDVNINGITCAMEYDSAAAVSTIGESVWKRIGNPALKEAKQMSAYTGIPLVTLGAASVTVSVNGITEQMTVYVIKGEATALFGIDWMKPFKLMPKHNLLRLESINRISHSISDDLAQPPSIEDLMKQYPNLFSNEFRKITNFKAHIKLKQNAAPIIARARLVPFAIKPKVEAELDRMVKCGMIEPIDPAKTPITWASPVVIKEKKNGKVRVIGDFKNTLNPNIHFEPYLLPIVDETLTKLSGYTTFSVADLKDAFMQLPTDEESQAILVIITHKGYFRYLSLPLGLTVSAVIFQSFMDMILAGIEGAAWFQDDIGFGGKNMAEHLKLMHTIFSRLNEVGLRTQKSKVKLFQDEIVFLGHRLSKEGVKPVTDRVAALKDLPAPRNQRELKSFLGSAIQYNKFVPNLLELCGPLYRKEKEARWAWTSYDQRLYDQVKNAITSDTVLAHYNPELPLILTTDASERGIGAILEHRYPDGTTRLISAASRVLSGTEQRYSTIDREALAIMFGVGKFEMYLFGRHFTLKTDHKPLQHIFGENSALPKLAATRLTRWAVALTAFNFTIEYKPGKQNHTADILSRLPVEAESNLSRFENRNSVNVNHTSVLRDSITDQLTLTQRTLKTRTIEDPILSKVMVYCKNGWPDKKKLPSDSFHTYFEKRDEIKLEDGILMWHDRMIIPEKLRNTVLTRLHETHLGSCSMRSLAKIVIWWPNCDREIEVFVSKCATCQRYQPQEPETPLNLWTTPNKPWYRIHIDFTGPFDGKLWLVIIDSFSNWLEIFPVPSANSANVIKVLRCLIARYGICNQIVSDNGTQFRSDEFKEFCKNNNIQLIFTTPYHSRSNGKVERAIRTFKWRYNKTADQISDSEHRLQAVLLAYRSTTHSATNRTPAELFLGRQITSSLELLKPKAENSSYKEKMKAYADKGRKERVFEPGEEVWYKTKNDSTWQPVIIDKATGPSSYTVNSKDKRQIRAHSDQLRRSQRETRKPQKLDL, encoded by the coding sequence ATGGAACGCCGATCGGCTAGATTACAAGCACGTAAACAACAACAACCATCAAAATCAAAGGTAAAAAATACTGTTAATATTGCGCGAAAACGGAAGAAACGTCTATCATCTTCGAAAATGGGCGAAGAAGCGAATGCAGCCAACAATCTCGCTCAACGAATTGCtaacttcaaatttcaacagtTCGATCCGAAGCAAGAGGGATGGCGATACTACTCTCAAAGATTCTCTCTGGAACTTACGTTACAATCCATAGTAGAAGCTACAGACAAGAGAAATTTGCTCCTCAAATGCATTGGACCAACAATTTACAAGTTAGTAATCGACCATTTTGATCCAGATGATGTTCTTTCAAAAACGTACGATGATATCACCAAGTTTCTTACTGATTACTACAAGCCAACGACTAATTACCTCTCTGAACGTGTCAACTTCGGTATGTGTGTACGTAGTGATAAACAAACACTAACACAGTTCCTAGAGGAGCTTCGTAGTAAAGCAGTACATTGTTCGTTTAAAAGTACTCTTGATGAACGTCTTCGTGACCAGTTTCTACTTGGTATCAACAATTCGGCGATGCGTGAAAAACTCTACACTGAACACCCTAATGCCGATGCCAAGCTCGCGGATGTTTTCAAAACAGCAGTGAGTCTCGAATCAGCGCAACAACAACGATCTACGCTCGATACAACGAACAACGGCATCTCGAACAGTGGTGAAACAAATTCGATAAACAAGGTACGTCCATTTCATAACAATAACAAGCCTTCGAATGATAAACGTACTGATATTTCGAAGCAAACGATCGATGCGGCGAAACAATGTTTGAAATGTGGCCGTAAAATACACGAAGATAAAACACAGTGCCCTGCGTTAAATTCAACGTGCCGTTCGTGCAATAATACCGGTCATTGGGATTCCGTTTGTATTAAAACTGGCAAATTCAAAGTGATCAACAACAAGCCGAAACGGTGGTACAAAGGCAATAAGGACAAAAAATCTTCGGGCTCGTCAGTTAACGAGGTAACCTTACATAATATTGATCAGGTCGAATCGCctggtaaaaaattgatgatcgATGTCAATATCAACGGAATTACATGCGCGATGGAATACGACAGTGCAGCAGCGGTATCTACAATCGGCGAATCAGTATGGAAGCGCATCGGTAATCCAGCACTGAAAGAAGCCAAACAAATGTCCGCTTACACAGGCATTCCGTTGGTTACGTTAGGCGCAGCTTCAGTTACGGTTTCTGTTAACGGTATTACAGAACAGATGACGGTGTATGTTATCAAAGGCGAAGCTACGGCGCTGTTTGGCATTGATTGGATGAAACCATTTAAACTGATGCCCAAACATAATTTATTACGTTTGGAATCTATCAATCGCATCAGTCATTCAATCAGCGACGATCTTGCTCAACCTCCGAGCATCGAAGACCTCATGAAACAATATCCGAACCTGTTTTCGaacgaatttcgaaaaattacgaattttaaaGCGCATATCAAGCTGAAACAGAATGCAGCTCCGATCATCGCTCGTGCGCGTCTCGTTCCTTTCGCAATCAAGCCAAAAGTGGAGGCAGAATTAGACAGAATGGTCAAATGCGGTATGATTGAACCAATCGATCCTGCGAAAACTCCTATCACATGGGCATCTCCAGTTGTTATCAAGGAGAAGAAAAATGGCAAGGTACGCGTAATCGGCGATTTCAAAAACACGCTCAACCCGAACATTCACTTCGAACCGTATCTGCTCCCCATCGTGGATGAAACGTTAACAAAACTCAGCGGTTATACAACGTTCAGCGTAGCAGATTTGAAAGACGCTTTCATGCAGCTCCCAACTGACGAAGAATCTCAAGCGATTTTGGTGATTATTACCCACAAGGGGTACTTCAGATATTTATCTCTACCTCTTGGTTTAACGGTTTCTGCGGTAATATTCCAATCGTTTATGGACATGATTCTTGCTGGTATCGAAGGCGCGGCGTGGTTTCAAGATGATATTGGTTTTGGCGGCAAAAACATGGCCGAGCATCTCAAACTAATGCACACGATCTTCTCACGTCTCAACGAAGTCGGTCTACGTACTCAAAAATCGAAAGTGAAGCTGTTTCAAGACGAAATCGTTTTCTTGGGTCATCGTTTGAGCAAAGAAGGTGTTAAACCCGTCACAGATCGAGTTGCAGCTCTCAAAGATCTCCCTGCTCCGCGTAATCAGCGCGAATTGAAGTCGTTCCTTGGTTCAGCGATTCAATACAACAAGTTCGTGCCAAATCTTCTCGAATTATGCGGTCCTCTCTACAGGAAGGAGAAAGAAGCGCGTTGGGCTTGGACTTCCTACGATCAACGTCTATACGATCAAGTCAAGAACGCCATTACATCCGATACGGTGTTAGCTCACTACAATCCTGAACTACCTCTCATTTTAACGACAGACGCATCTGAAAGAGGGATAGGAGCCATCTTAGAACACCGGTATCCAGACGGCACAACACGTCTCATCTCAGCGGCATCTCGGGTATTATCAGGTACTGAGCAACGTTATTCGACAATCGATCGAGAAGCGCTAGCGATCATGTTTGGTGTTGGGAAATTCGAAATGTATCTGTTTGGTCGTCATTTCACACTCAAAACAGATCATAAACCTCTTCAACACATTTTCGGTGAAAATTCTGCCCTTCCGAAGTTAGCAGCTACACGTTTAACTCGTTGGGCAGTGGCGCTTACTGCATTCAACTTTACGATCGAATATAAACCGGGTAAACAAAATCACACAGCAGATATTTTATCTCGTTTACCAGTTGAAGCAGAGTCAAATCTCAGTCGTTTCGAAAACAGAAACTCCGTCAACGTCAATCATACCAGCGTTCTCCGTGATTCGATCACCGATCAGCTTACGCTTACCCAAAGAACGCTCAAAACCAGAACTATTGAGGATCCGATTCTAAGTAAGGTTATGGTGTACTGCAAGAACGGATGGCCAGATAAGAAGAAATTACCATCTGATTCGTTCCATACCTACTTCGAGAAACGCGACGAAATCAAGCTGGAAGACGGAATTCTAATGTGGCATGATCGAATGATCATACCTGAAAAATTGCGCAACACGGTGCTAACACGTCTTCACGAAACACATCTTGGCAGTTGTTCTATGCGATCATTGGCCAAAATCGTTATTTGGTGGCCCAACTGCGATCGTGAAATCGAAGTATTCGTTAGTAAATGCGCAACGTGCCAACGATATCAACCTCAAGAACCGGAAACTCCATTGAATCTGTGGACAACGCCGAACAAACCATGGTATCGCATCCATATCGACTTCACTGGCCCTTTCGACGGTAAACTCTGGCTAGTAATTATCGATTCGTTTTCCAATTGGTTGGAGATTTTTCCGGTTCCCAGTGCGAATTCTGCGAACGTCATCAAAGTGCTCCGATGTTTAATCGCTCGTTATGGCATCTGTAATCAAATTGTCAGCGACAACGGCACTCAATTTCGCTCCGATGAGTTCAAAGAATTCtgcaaaaacaacaacattcAGCTCATCTTTACCACACCATACCACAGTCGAAGTAATGGTAAGGTGGAACGCGCGATCCGAACGTTTAAATGGCGCTACAATAAGACAGCTGATCAGATTTCCGACTCCGAGCACCGTTTACAAGCTGTGCTGTTAGCGTATCGAAGTACAACGCACTCAGCTACAAACCGAACGCCCGCAGAACTCTTCCTAGGCAGACAGATAACTTCATCACTCGAACTCCTCAAACCAAAGGCAGAGAACAGCTCTTACAAGGAGAAAATGAAGGCCTACGCAGACAAGGGGCGCAAGGAAAGAGTGTTCGAACCTGGCGAGGAAGTCTGGTACAAGACCAAAAACGACTCTACGTGGCAGCCTGTAATAATCGATAAAGCGACAGGTCCGTCATCGTATACTGTAAATTCGAAGGACAAACGACAAATCCGTGCGCATAGCGATCAATTGCGCCGAAGTCAACGAGAAACTCGAAAACCTCAGAAACTtgatctttaa
- the LOC135843845 gene encoding uncharacterized protein LOC135843845 isoform X1, with translation MAEFYLVVCSLSLLFHRVMFVNSSSNETNLILNATNTNLKSEFINDFKTVLNNLTKAELLHAKLDPRFDEFTSRMASLLLHWIRLVRIKKYSIGTNETMKASTNIINELKNDIKNEFKKLDTITKRIMLNLIANLSAKLRAWRAKKRVAKLRKLRKRFKPIECQGWNNIFVDRALDFGDKTILVIENERMKERKKKKGKNHAITDILAPRMTTTKGVNELQADLLDGFRNHVPYAHSKRFLNDPGIFDSLFRELNSSINDGLRCDRELLYTFLHAESVNEVRRMLQQYSYFCLDYENNRTKISREHGIRETRQQIYKLMVQNEFFSKLFSQVRRNFLQSRAKLVSKFHV, from the exons ATGGCGGAGTTTTATCTTGTCGTTTGTTCGTTG agtCTACTGTTCCACCGGGTCATGTTCGTAAATAGTTCCTCCAATGAGACCAACCTAATTTTAAATGCTACTAATACCAACTTGAAAAGCGAATTCATAAATGACTTCAAAACTGTATTGAACAACTTGACTAAGGCGGAACTGCTGCATGCAAAACTGGATCCGAGATTTGATGAATTTACAAGTCGGATGGCG agtcTACTGCTTCACTGGATCAGGTTAGTACGAATAAAAAAGTACTCCATTGGGACCAACGAAACTATGAAAGCATCTACCAACATcataaatgaattgaaaaatgatatcaaaaacGAATTCAAGAAACTGGATACAATCACAAAACGGATCATGTTGAATTTGATTGCGAATCTGAGTGCAAAACTGCGTGCCTGGCGTGCGAAAAAACGCGTGGCCAAATTGCGTAAGCTGCGTAAGCGGTTCAAGCCGATAGAG TGCCAAGGTTGGAATAATATTTTCGTAGATCGTGCCCTTGATTTTGGAGACAAAACTATACTTGTAATCGAGAATGAAAGGATGAAagagcgaaagaaaaaaaaaggaaagaatcACGCGATCACGGATATTCTAGCACCGCGTATGACAACCACGAAAGGAGTAAATGAACTTCAAGCAGATTTATTAGATGGATTTCGAAATCATGTTCCTTATGCTCACTCGAAACGTTTTTTGAACGATCCTGGCATTTTCGATTCGTTGTTTCGAGAATTGAATTCCTCGATTAACGATGGATTGAGATGTGACCGCGAGCTGCTTTATACATTCCTCCATGCTGAGTCGGTAAATGAAGTCCGGCGCATGTTGCAGCAGTATTCTTATTTCTGTCTGGATTACGAAAACAACCGGACCAAGATATCTCGAGAACATGGAATTCGTGAAACAAGGCAGCAGATCTATAAACTTATGgttcaaaatgagtttttttcaaaactattttcgCAAGTGAGGCGCAACTTCCTCCAGTCCAGAGCCAAGTTGGTCAGTAAATttcatgtttaa